Proteins encoded together in one Ornithodoros turicata isolate Travis unplaced genomic scaffold, ASM3712646v1 ctg00001510.1, whole genome shotgun sequence window:
- the LOC135377054 gene encoding uncharacterized protein LOC135377054: MNLLNVTQEPWFPKFLILRSEDQNCPLEKISPFVTAKALEQLIGKSYEAKKLRTGDIQVLVQTKQQSAALQSLKKIGDTPVSVTAHRTLNIVKGVISVDELLPCSDTEIEEGLQDQGVVLAKRIVMRREGKEIPTKHVVLSFQLHTLPSSLKAGYINCQVRAYVPSPRRCFKCQHFGHSSQTCRGHATCPKCAEKDHTPEPCQSNVKCVNCRGEHPVYSRSCPRFQEEKQILKIKTEQNITYKAAKTQLEFQNKGTFSEVVRRGVAPLGVSVETQTPGPPLHTPQRKERATEVSPQAGQTASPNGTATTSSEVAGSPSVWDEITSYPSQALTMEVDDDDRSSQKSSSSLPAGSSQGKDKREKSGGRGRGKHKEQQKIPPPRIQAP; the protein is encoded by the coding sequence ATGAATCTTCTTAATGTGACTCAAGAACCCTGGTTCCCAAAGTTTCTTATCCTACGCTCAGAAGACCAGAACTGCCCACTCGAAAAGATATCTCCCTTTGTGACTGCGAAGGCTCTAGAACAGTTAATAGGGAAATCCTATGAGGCCAAAAAGCTAAGAACAGGTGACATTCAGGTTCTAGTTCAGACCAAACAACAGAGCGCAGCCCTCCAATCActaaagaaaattggcgatacACCTGTATCTGTCACAGCACATCGCACTCTGAACATTGTTAAAGGTGTGATTTCTGTGGATGAATTGCTCCCATGCTCAGATACCGAAATAGAAGAAGGCTTACAAGATCAGGGTGTCGTGCTCGCAAAAAGAATTGTAATGCGCAGGGAAGGCAAGGAAATACCAACTAAGCATGTAGTCCTGTCCTTTCAGCTCCATACACTTCCTTCTTCCTTGAAGGCAGGATACATCAACTGTCAAGTAAGAGCATATGTTCCTAGCCCGAGGCGCTGCTTTAAATGCCAACACTTTGGACACAGCTCGCAGACCTGCAGGGGACATGCAACATGCCCAAAATGTGCTGAGAAAGACCACACACCAGAGCCTTGCCAAAGTAACGTAAAATGTGTAAACTGTCGTGGCGAGCACCCCGTCTACTCCAGGTCGTGCCCCCGAtttcaagaagaaaaacaaatcttaaaaataaagacaGAGCAAAACATCACATACAAAGCAGCTAAGACACAACTGGAATTTCAGAATAAAGGCACTTtttccgaagtggtgcgcaggggagtggcaccactcggAGTATCTGTGGAGACCCAGACTCCTGgacctccactccacactccccaaagaAAAGAGAGGGCCACGGAAGTGTCCCCTCAGGCTGGCCAAACTGCCAGCCCAAACGGGACGGCAACAACCTCATCAGAGGTTGCTGGCTCCCCTTCTGTTTGGGACGAGATTACAAGCTATCCGTCCCAAGCCCTAACCATGGAAGTTGACGACGACGACCGCTCATCACAGAAGTCGTCGTCGAGTCTTCCAGCTGGTTCTTCTCAGGGGAAGGACAAGCGGGAGAAGTCAGGTGGTAGAGGTAGAGGAAAGCATAAGGAGCAGCAGAAAATACCCCCACCAAGAATACAGGCTCCATAA